One Novosphingobium sp. EMRT-2 DNA segment encodes these proteins:
- a CDS encoding MarR family winged helix-turn-helix transcriptional regulator yields MDAITPAEPESGDIGAINDILGFHIRLAHGACLRHFTETFTDLDLTQKQVSVLWLVDDHPGIAQTDLAQRLRMDRATTMAIINRLQAKHLLRRDRSPRDGRKQALYLEPAGVEMLASAKRAIGEHEAWVKSRFSDREVKILLELLARIHE; encoded by the coding sequence GTGGACGCGATTACGCCGGCCGAGCCGGAATCCGGCGATATCGGCGCGATCAACGACATCCTGGGGTTCCACATCCGCCTGGCCCACGGTGCCTGCCTGCGCCACTTTACCGAGACATTTACCGATCTCGATCTGACGCAGAAGCAGGTTTCGGTGCTGTGGCTGGTCGATGACCATCCCGGCATCGCCCAGACCGATCTGGCGCAGCGCCTGCGCATGGACCGCGCGACGACGATGGCGATCATCAACCGGCTTCAGGCCAAGCACCTCCTGCGCCGCGACCGTTCGCCCAGGGACGGGCGCAAGCAGGCGCTCTATCTGGAGCCGGCCGGGGTGGAAATGCTGGCCAGCGCCAAGCGCGCGATCGGCGAGCACGAAGCCTGGGTCAAAAGCCGCTTCAGCGATCGCGAGGTGAAGATCCTGCTGGAATTGCTGGCGCGCATTCACGAATGA
- a CDS encoding carotenoid oxygenase family protein has translation MAEFPKTPSFTGFNTPSRVEADIADLAHEGTIPQELNGAFYRVQPDPQFPPRLGDDIAFNGDGMITRFHIHDGQCDFRQRWAKTDKWKLENEAGKALFGAYRNPLTDDESVKGEIRSTANTNAFIFGGKLWAMKEDSPALVMDPATMESFGFEKFGGKMTGQTFTAHPKVDPASGNMVAIGYAASGLCTDDVTYMEISPAGELVREIWFKVPYYCMMHDFGITEDYLVLHIVPSIGSWERLEQGKPHFGFDTTLPVYLGIIPRRDGVTDADIRWFKRDNCFASHVLNAWQEGTKIHFIVPEAKNNMFPFFPDVHGAPFNGMEAMSRLTDWVVDMASNSEDFAEIRQLTDTASEFPRIDDRFTGRKTRYGWGLEMDMKRPVELRGGSAAGALMNCLFLKDFETGAEQHWWCGPVSSLQEPAFVPRSKDAPEGDGWIVQVCNRLEEQRSDLLIFDALAIEKGPIATINVPIRLRFGLHGNWANAEDIGLLEAAAA, from the coding sequence ATGGCCGAATTTCCAAAAACCCCGAGTTTCACGGGCTTCAACACGCCGTCGCGGGTGGAGGCGGATATCGCCGATCTGGCCCACGAAGGCACGATTCCGCAGGAGTTAAACGGCGCATTCTACCGCGTCCAGCCCGACCCGCAATTTCCGCCGCGGCTGGGGGACGACATCGCCTTCAACGGCGATGGCATGATCACCCGTTTCCACATCCACGATGGCCAGTGCGATTTCCGCCAGCGCTGGGCGAAGACCGACAAGTGGAAGCTGGAGAACGAGGCCGGCAAGGCGCTGTTCGGCGCCTATCGCAACCCGCTGACCGACGACGAGAGCGTGAAGGGCGAGATCCGCTCCACCGCCAACACCAACGCCTTCATCTTCGGCGGCAAGCTGTGGGCGATGAAGGAGGACAGCCCCGCGCTGGTCATGGACCCGGCGACGATGGAGAGCTTCGGCTTCGAGAAGTTCGGCGGCAAGATGACCGGGCAGACCTTCACCGCGCATCCCAAGGTGGACCCGGCGAGCGGCAACATGGTGGCGATCGGCTATGCCGCATCGGGCCTGTGCACCGACGACGTGACCTACATGGAGATCAGCCCGGCGGGCGAACTGGTGCGCGAGATCTGGTTCAAGGTGCCCTATTACTGCATGATGCATGACTTCGGCATCACCGAGGATTACCTGGTGCTGCACATCGTGCCCTCGATCGGCAGCTGGGAACGGCTGGAACAGGGTAAGCCGCACTTCGGCTTCGACACGACGCTGCCGGTCTATCTGGGAATCATCCCCCGCCGCGATGGCGTGACCGATGCCGACATCCGCTGGTTCAAGCGCGACAACTGCTTCGCCAGCCACGTGCTGAACGCCTGGCAGGAAGGCACCAAGATCCACTTCATCGTGCCCGAGGCCAAGAACAACATGTTCCCGTTCTTCCCCGACGTGCACGGCGCGCCGTTCAACGGAATGGAAGCGATGAGCCGGCTGACCGACTGGGTGGTCGATATGGCCTCGAACAGCGAGGATTTCGCCGAAATCCGGCAGCTTACCGACACCGCCAGCGAGTTTCCGCGCATCGACGATCGCTTCACCGGTCGCAAGACGCGCTACGGCTGGGGGCTGGAGATGGACATGAAGCGCCCGGTCGAGCTGCGCGGCGGCAGCGCCGCCGGCGCGTTGATGAACTGCCTGTTCCTCAAGGACTTCGAGACCGGTGCCGAACAGCACTGGTGGTGCGGCCCGGTCAGCAGCCTGCAGGAGCCGGCGTTCGTCCCCCGCTCCAAAGACGCGCCCGAAGGCGATGGCTGGATCGTGCAGGTCTGCAACCGGCTGGAGGAACAGCGCAGCGATCTGCTGATCTTCGACGCGCTCGCTATCGAGAAGGGGCCTATCGCCACGATCAACGTTCCCATCCGCCTGCGCTTCGGCTTGCACGGCAACTGGGCCAATGCCGAAGACATCGGCCTGCTCGAAGCGGCGGCCGCGTGA
- a CDS encoding DUF3237 domain-containing protein → MNPPVSPPGLEFVYEATGDLEPPRPIGETYDGTRRIIPIVGGGRVEGPLISGKLVGNAADWQLTRPDGVTVADAIYALETDDGVVIQIRNRGLRHGPPEVMQRLAAGDAVDPAEYYFRTVPEFIAPKGRYEWMNRSIFICSGARFPLGIKLWVWRVL, encoded by the coding sequence GTGAATCCGCCGGTAAGTCCGCCGGGCCTCGAATTCGTTTACGAGGCCACCGGCGATCTCGAACCGCCGCGTCCCATCGGCGAAACCTATGACGGGACGCGGCGGATCATCCCGATCGTGGGCGGCGGGCGCGTGGAAGGGCCGCTGATCAGCGGAAAGCTGGTCGGCAACGCGGCGGACTGGCAACTGACCCGCCCCGACGGAGTGACGGTGGCCGACGCGATCTACGCGCTGGAGACCGACGACGGCGTGGTCATCCAGATCCGCAACCGTGGCCTGCGCCACGGCCCGCCCGAGGTGATGCAGCGGCTCGCCGCCGGGGACGCGGTGGACCCGGCGGAATACTATTTCCGCACGGTGCCGGAATTCATCGCGCCCAAGGGCCGGTACGAATGGATGAACCGCTCGATCTTCATCTGTTCGGGCGCGCGCTTTCCGCTGGGCATCAAGCTGTGGGTCTGGCGCGTGCTGTAG